The sequence AGACGAAGGGCGCCTCGTAGTTCACCGCCTTGCTCTGGCGCAGCACCAGCGTGTGCTCGTCGTACCGGTGCACCTGGATATGCGGTTCCCGCTGCCATCGGGTGCGCACCCCATGTATCCAGTCCACGTCGAGCGTGCCGGCCACCGGTGCGGCGGTCTCGAAGTCGATGTCGGTGTCACCTGTCGTGGCCATCGCTGTCCCCTCCCGTCATGTCCGCCCGTGCCGCCGCGGAAGCGGCGGCCGAATCCCCGCCCCGGCCCTCGGACGCCCCCGCGGGCACGCCCTCGACCGGATCACCCGTCATCCAGTCCAAGGCCCCGACCGGAGTCGCGGCCATGAAGTACCGCACGAGCCGTCGCTCCGACGACGCCCCGCCGCCCGCCGCCGCGTCGCCGACCTCGACCCCCGGCTCCCCGCGCGCCTCCGCCCGGGCGAGGTAGGGCCGCAGCAGTTCCTGCCACTTCCGCTCTAGCTCCGGCATGTCGTCCGCGGAGACGACCGCGAGCGCGCTCACCACGCCGGCCTTCCCCCGCCACTGCGGGCTCTCCTCGCTCCGGCGCTCCGCGTACCCGAGGATCGCCGCCATCTCCCGCTCCACCACGGTCCGTTCCAGCTGTCGTCCGATCGCCTCCGCCGCGGCCGTGTCCGCCCCGGCCACATCGACCCGCATTTCCCTGCTCCCCTCGACCAGCCGCCACCTCCGCTCCCGCCGGTCCTCCCCCGGCTCCGCCTCCTCCACGAAGCCGTACTTGCCGAGCTGCCGCAGGTGGAACGAGCAGTTGGCCTGCGGCACGCCCAGCGCCCGCCCGCACCAGGCCGCCGTCGCCGACTCCACCATCGACAGCACTTCCAGCAGATCCAGCCGCAGCGGATGCGCCAGCGCCCGCATCGCCTTGGGATCATTGAGCTTCATACCCCAAAGGATACTTTGGCATTCGCTACTGTCAACGCTTTCTTTGGTATCTCCCCCGATCGGCCCAAGCCGGACCCGCCGAACCGCGCCGGACCACGTCGGACCACCTCGGACCAAGCCGGACCGATCCGGCCCAGCAGGCCCAAGCCGACCCACACCGGTGGGAGGTGGTGCGGAGAAGCTGTCACAGCACGGTCACAGCGACGGGCACGCGCCCCCAGGTGCGGCAAGGTGACGGCATGCGTACCCGAATCGCCGCCGCGGCCGTGGCCGCCGCCGCACTCGCCACGTTCTGCGCGACCGCGTGCTCGTCCAGCAGCGACGACAAGAAGGCGTCCGGCAAGGCCACCACCGCGGCGCCGAACACGACGGGTTCGGCCGGCCCGAGCACCGGCGCGGCCGTGCCCCGCCCCCCGGCGCCGAGTGGTGTGAACCGGCAGACCTACCTGGCCGCCCTGAAGGCGATCGACCCGTCGCTGGCGGCCGACCCCAACCAGGTGATCGACCAGGGCCGCACCCAGTGCACCGAGATCAACGGCGACTCGCAGACCGCCGACCACCTGGCCGCCGAGCGGTTCGGCAGCCCCGGCCACCCGCTGACCGACGCGCAGGGCGCGGCGATCGACGCGGCACTCAAACTGACCGTCTGCAAGAGCTGACCGCCCGCGCCGACCCAGTAACCACCGACCGCCGAAAGGTAACCGGCCATCGGCCACCGGCAAGCGGCAACGCCCGCGCCCCTGACCGCATCCCCGCCCGCGCCGTCCCGCGCCCGTTGCCGTACCACCGCCACCGCCACCGCCACACGTAACGCACGGACATACGGACGTACGCGCTTCGCCCGCCACGCCACCAGGCTCGCGCGGGAACCGGTCGCCGGGAACCGTGCGTCACGGGAGCCGAGTTGCGCGTGAGGCACTTCGCCAGGTATCCACAAGCCTTAACGCTGCGGGAAGGTGACGCCATGGCAGGACTGACGGACGCCTGGAAGCGGTCCGCGCTCGGACGCTTGTCGAAGCAGGCGGCACACATCGAGCTGATGCACCGTTCGATGGGCTTCGCCGCGCTCGGCTTCGTCACGCTGATGCCGCTGCTCGTCGTGGTCGCCGCCGCCACTCCCTGGGAGAACCGGCCCGGCTTCGCGCAGTGGGTCATCGACGGCATGGGCCTCAACGCGCATGGCGCGCAGAGCATGCGCAGCATGTTCGCGGCGCCCAACCACATCCTGAGCGCGACCGGCGCGTGGAGCCTGGCCTCGGCGGCGTACTTCGGGCTGTCGTTCGTGGCGAGCGTCGAGACCGGCTACCGCAAGATCTGGGACCTGCCGTCCGGACCGTGGCACCGCGACTGGCGCCGCGCGGTGTGGCTCGCGGTGCTCACCGCCTACCTGTTCTGCGAGTCGCAGAGCGCGGCGGTCCTGGGCAGCGGCCTGATGCCGAGCGTCGCGCGCGCCGTCCTCACCTTCGTGCTCGGCGTGCTCTTCTTCGCCTGGGGCCAGAACTTCCTGCTCTACGGCTCCGTCCGGGTGCGCACCGCGCTGCCCGGCGCGGTGCTCACCATGCTCGGCCTCGCCGGCTTGCGGATCTTCTCGCACCTGTTCTTCGCCCCGCTCGTCGTCTCCAACGCGGTGACCTACGGCCCGGTGGGCAGCGTGCTGACCGTGGTGACCTGGCTGGTCGGCGTCGGCTTCGTGGTCTTCGGCGGCGCGCTGGTCGGCCGCCACGTCCGCGACGGCCGCACCCTGCGCCGGGGCGGCGAGATACCGCGTCCGCCGCAGCCCGAGGGCTGGTTCGAAGTGCCCGAGGCGACCATCCCCGCGCTGCCCTGGCGCTCCGACGGCGCGGGCGGCGCGATCGACTGAACGCACCCGCGGCGCGGGCCGGTCGGCCGCGCTCGCGCCCAAGGTGCCTACGGGCTGGCGCCGTTGCCCTCGGCGGCGGACCCGTCCCGTACGGTCCCGGTCCCGCGCCCTCCCCTACGCTCCGCGCCGGACCGCCGACGCTGCGCCGCCACCGCCGCCGTACGGCGTAATCACGCAGGCCAGGATGCGGAACTCCGTTCGTACGCAGGCGTGTTGACGTGAGACGCTGTCCCCCGTCGGGCGTTCGGGGGCGAGGCGGACGGGCCCGTCGCGGAGAGAGGAGCGCAGCGTGACGCAGAACGGCTTCCGTGCCGAGGAGATCGACACCAGCAGGCCGCATCCCGCGCGGATCTACGACTACCTGCTGGGCGGCAAGGACAACTACGAGGTGGACCGCGAGGCCGGCGACCAGCTCATCGACGTGGCGCCCGAGGCGCGGATCGGCGTCCAGTCCAACCGCCTGTTCCTGCAGCGCGCCGTCCGGCACGTGGTCGGCGCCGGCGTCCGGCAGATCCTCGACATCGGCACCGGGCTGCCCACCTCCCCGAACGTCCACGAGGTCGCCCAGGAGGTCGCCCCCGACGTGCGCATCGCGTACGTGGACAACGACCCGATCGTGAACACCCATGCCAGCACGCTGATGAGCGGCGCCGGCACGACCAGCATCGTGCTCGCGGATCTGCGCGACCCGCAGGCGATCCTGGACCACCCCGACGTCCACCGGGTCATCGACTTCGATCAGCCGGTCGCCCTGCTCCTCGTCGCGATCCTGCACTTCCTCACCGACGCCGAGCAGCCCGCGCAGGTCGTCGCCACCCTGCGCGACGCGCTCCCGGCCGGCAGCTACCTGGTGCTGTCCCACGCCACCAGCGACTTCAACGACCGTAGCGACGCGCAGGGCGCCTACCGGACGGCCACCGCGAGCATGAACCTCCGCACCCGCGCCGAGGTCGAGCACCTCTTCGAGGGCTTCGAGCTGGTCGAGCCGGGTCTCGTGCAAGTCCCTTTCTGGCGGCCGGACTCCAAGCCGCCGCGCAGTGCCGGCGAGATCGGCATCTACGGCGGCGTGGCCCACAAGAACAGCTGACCCCACGCGCCTCTGCTTCCTCCCTCCGCACGGGTCGCGCGGCCTACCCGGTCACCGGCAAGTCGCCGGGGGCAGTACCCTCTTGAGCCTCACGGCCCCCCTCTCCGGTCCCTGGGCGCTTCCCGAGTCCTGCCCGGTTTCCCGATGGCGGCCTCTCTCGCGGGAGACGCGCCCGCACGGGTGCCGTGAGCCCCGGCAGATCGGCCCGGCTGCCGGCGGAATCCGATGACGGATCAGGGCGTCGAGGGGTTGCGAGCGGCAACTCCTCCACAAGGGGCAGCGCGAGGGGCGGTTTCAGGTGGACGACCACGAGGGCACGGGCGCGGACGCGGGTACGGGCATACCCGGCGGGGCCGGCGAACCGGCCGGACCGCAGAAGCCGGCCGGGGCACGCCGTCCCGCCCGGAAGGCCGCCCCGAAGCCGGCGGCGAGGAAGGCCCCCGGGAAGCCCCCGGCCACACCGGCTGCCGCGAAGGGCGCACCGGCGGCGCCGAGCGCACCTACCGACGGCGCCGCATCTCCCGAACCGGCCGACCCCGCGGGCGAAGTGGCGGACGGCGACACCGCACCGGCCGAGGCGGAGTCGCGGACGGCTCCCACCGACGCGGGTGCATCGGGTACGAAGGCGGCGCCGGCCCAACCCGCAGCGCGGGGACGCAAGTCGGCCCCGGCGAAGAAGACGGCCGCAGCGTGCGCGACCAAGGCCGCGAAGGCCACCGCCTCGCCGCGGTCCACGGCCGCCCCGAAGTCCGACGCGGCGCCCAAGGGTCCCGCCGCCACCCCCGAGGCGGCCACCACCGCCCAGCCGCCCGCCCAGCCGCCCGTCCCCGTGGACGTCCCCACGGACGCCCCCGCGACAGCGCCCTGGCAAGTGCCGGGCCTGGCCCACGAATCGGTACCCGTCGCCGGCCCTTCCGGCGAGGTGGTGCGGGCGACCCGCGAGGCCGACGGCGTCCCGGTCGTGATCACCTACCTGGCACCGGCTCTCGCCGAGGACCAGTCCTTCCGCGCCACTCTGCGTGCCGAGGCCGAGCGCCTCGGCACGCTCGAATCGCCTTACGTCGCGCGGCTGTACGCGTACGTCGAGGACGGCCCGCACGCCGCGATCGTCCGCGAGCCGGTCGAGGGCGTCGTCCTGGCCACCCTCCTGCGGGAGAACGGCGCGACCACCCCCGAGGCGGCGCTGACCGTCCTCAAGGGCACGCTGCTCGGGTTGTCCGCCGCCCATGAGGCGGGAATCGCGGGCGGCGCCGCCTGCGAGCCCGCGCACCTGCTCGTCACCGCCGCAGGCACCCCGTCCCTCGTCGACCTCGGCGGCACGCCCAGCGCGGCACCCGGTGCGCCCGGCACACCCGTCGACGTCGCGGCCGACCTCCACGCGGCAACGGCCGCCTGCCGTGCATGCCTCACCGGCGAGCCCCCGTACGCGTCCGGCGCCGACCCCGACGCCGACGCCCCGGCTGCTCCCGTACAGCCCTTGCTCACACGGGGGTTGGCCACTGATTCGGCCGAACGCCCCCAGAGCGCCATCGACTTCGCAGTCGAGCTCGAAGCGGTCGCCGTCGCGGCCTACGGCGAGGCGTGGGAGGAGCGGGGCAGGCAGGAACTCGCCTTGCTGGTAGGCGCGTTGACGTCCCAGGTGGAAGCCGTGGACGCGCCGGGGCCGGCGCAGGGAGCCGTACCCGTACCGCTCCCCGCCCCCGCGCCGACCCCGACCGGCGGCCCGGCGCACCCCGACGCCACCGCCGCCGGCGCGGGTATCGGCGGCCTGGGCATCGGCCGTACCGAGGCCCCCGACCGCGGCACCGGCGACGGCGACGACCGCCGCCTCGGCCGCCGCACCAAGGCGCTCCTCATCGCGGTGGCCGCGGTGATCGTCGCGGGTGCCATCACCGCCACCGCCGTGGCGATCGGCGGCAAGCACGACGACGCCGCCGCGGACACGACGCCGACCGCCACGGTCTCGCGTTCCTCCGCCACGACGCCGCCGCCCACCACCACCTCGCCCTCGGCAGGCGCCACCACCGCCTCGCCCGCGGCCACCACCCCGCCCTCGACGCCCACTTCGGCGCCCGCCGCCCCGTCCACCCCGCCGACGACCGCGGCCACCACGCCCACCGCGCCGAGCCACCCGCCGGCCACCCACGCGACCCCTCCGCCGAAGTCGCACGTACCGCACGTCGCCTCCGTGGCCATCACGGGGGTCCGTTGCTCCGCCGGCGGTCGTACGGACACGGCGAACGCCACGATCCGCGTCAGCTACGACGGCAGCGCGGGTACCGTGCGGGCCACCTGGTGGCGCAGCGCCACGGGCACGCCGCGGGGAGCGGTCGATCTGGTCTCTCCGCAGACCGCGCATTTCCCCAAGGGCGCATCGGGATTCGCCTACACCGTCAAGCTCTCGGACATCGCCAAGGACCCCGACCGCCCGTACGTCGGCATCACCGTCTCCACCAGCCCCGCGGCCGGCTCCGGCAACAACTCCTTCG comes from Streptomyces sp. NBC_00448 and encodes:
- a CDS encoding ArsR/SmtB family transcription factor: MKLNDPKAMRALAHPLRLDLLEVLSMVESATAAWCGRALGVPQANCSFHLRQLGKYGFVEEAEPGEDRRERRWRLVEGSREMRVDVAGADTAAAEAIGRQLERTVVEREMAAILGYAERRSEESPQWRGKAGVVSALAVVSADDMPELERKWQELLRPYLARAEARGEPGVEVGDAAAGGGASSERRLVRYFMAATPVGALDWMTGDPVEGVPAGASEGRGGDSAAASAAARADMTGGDSDGHDR
- a CDS encoding protein kinase domain-containing protein; this translates as MDDHEGTGADAGTGIPGGAGEPAGPQKPAGARRPARKAAPKPAARKAPGKPPATPAAAKGAPAAPSAPTDGAASPEPADPAGEVADGDTAPAEAESRTAPTDAGASGTKAAPAQPAARGRKSAPAKKTAAACATKAAKATASPRSTAAPKSDAAPKGPAATPEAATTAQPPAQPPVPVDVPTDAPATAPWQVPGLAHESVPVAGPSGEVVRATREADGVPVVITYLAPALAEDQSFRATLRAEAERLGTLESPYVARLYAYVEDGPHAAIVREPVEGVVLATLLRENGATTPEAALTVLKGTLLGLSAAHEAGIAGGAACEPAHLLVTAAGTPSLVDLGGTPSAAPGAPGTPVDVAADLHAATAACRACLTGEPPYASGADPDADAPAAPVQPLLTRGLATDSAERPQSAIDFAVELEAVAVAAYGEAWEERGRQELALLVGALTSQVEAVDAPGPAQGAVPVPLPAPAPTPTGGPAHPDATAAGAGIGGLGIGRTEAPDRGTGDGDDRRLGRRTKALLIAVAAVIVAGAITATAVAIGGKHDDAAADTTPTATVSRSSATTPPPTTTSPSAGATTASPAATTPPSTPTSAPAAPSTPPTTAATTPTAPSHPPATHATPPPKSHVPHVASVAITGVRCSAGGRTDTANATIRVSYDGSAGTVRATWWRSATGTPRGAVDLVSPQTAHFPKGASGFAYTVKLSDIAKDPDRPYVGITVSTSPAAGSGNNSFAVVCR
- a CDS encoding YhjD/YihY/BrkB family envelope integrity protein, with translation MAGLTDAWKRSALGRLSKQAAHIELMHRSMGFAALGFVTLMPLLVVVAAATPWENRPGFAQWVIDGMGLNAHGAQSMRSMFAAPNHILSATGAWSLASAAYFGLSFVASVETGYRKIWDLPSGPWHRDWRRAVWLAVLTAYLFCESQSAAVLGSGLMPSVARAVLTFVLGVLFFAWGQNFLLYGSVRVRTALPGAVLTMLGLAGLRIFSHLFFAPLVVSNAVTYGPVGSVLTVVTWLVGVGFVVFGGALVGRHVRDGRTLRRGGEIPRPPQPEGWFEVPEATIPALPWRSDGAGGAID
- a CDS encoding SAM-dependent methyltransferase, yielding MTQNGFRAEEIDTSRPHPARIYDYLLGGKDNYEVDREAGDQLIDVAPEARIGVQSNRLFLQRAVRHVVGAGVRQILDIGTGLPTSPNVHEVAQEVAPDVRIAYVDNDPIVNTHASTLMSGAGTTSIVLADLRDPQAILDHPDVHRVIDFDQPVALLLVAILHFLTDAEQPAQVVATLRDALPAGSYLVLSHATSDFNDRSDAQGAYRTATASMNLRTRAEVEHLFEGFELVEPGLVQVPFWRPDSKPPRSAGEIGIYGGVAHKNS